The Myxococcota bacterium genome has a segment encoding these proteins:
- a CDS encoding ammonium transporter has protein sequence MSHRPSSAARTVARARLVLLAPIALAASLIPSAARAEDALDSGDTAWVLTSTALVLFMNIPALALFYGGLVRTKNVLSLLMQCLALTAIVSLLWLCGAYSLSFAEGNALVGDLSKAFLVGIDGATLAGTIPEPLFFAFQMTFAVITPALVIGAFAERMRFSAMLVFSSLWVVVVYAPICHMTWGGGLFSQWGVLDFAGGIVVHITAGVAALVTCLVVGPRDGYGRTAMPPHNLTMTFMGTAMLWVGWFGFNAGSALGANGTAAMALVVTHVSACAATLAWMAIEWVKFGKPSVLGAATGSIAGLAAVTPASGYIGPVGALAIGLASGSICWYAAAVLKNRLGYDDSLDVFGVHGVGGFVGTLLAAVFASSAFGGGGLADGATVASQLGAQAAAAAITIVYTGIASYALLKLTGLAVALRVDDADERMGLDLSLHGETGYNL, from the coding sequence ATGTCGCATCGCCCGTCGTCGGCCGCGCGCACGGTCGCGCGCGCCCGGCTCGTCCTGCTCGCTCCGATCGCCCTCGCCGCTTCGCTGATCCCGTCCGCCGCGCGGGCCGAGGATGCGCTCGACTCCGGCGACACGGCGTGGGTCCTCACGTCCACCGCGCTCGTGCTGTTCATGAACATCCCCGCGCTCGCGCTCTTCTACGGCGGGCTCGTGCGCACGAAGAACGTGCTGTCGCTGCTCATGCAGTGTCTCGCGCTCACGGCGATCGTGAGCCTCCTCTGGCTGTGCGGCGCGTACAGCCTGTCGTTCGCCGAGGGCAACGCGCTCGTGGGCGACCTCTCGAAGGCGTTCCTCGTCGGCATCGACGGCGCGACGCTCGCCGGAACGATCCCCGAGCCCCTCTTCTTCGCCTTCCAGATGACGTTCGCGGTGATCACGCCCGCGCTCGTGATCGGCGCGTTCGCCGAGCGCATGCGCTTCTCGGCGATGCTCGTGTTCTCCTCGCTGTGGGTGGTCGTCGTCTACGCCCCGATCTGCCACATGACGTGGGGCGGCGGCCTGTTCTCGCAGTGGGGCGTGCTCGACTTCGCGGGCGGCATCGTCGTGCACATCACGGCGGGCGTCGCGGCACTCGTGACGTGCCTCGTGGTCGGCCCGCGCGACGGCTACGGGCGCACGGCGATGCCGCCGCACAACCTCACGATGACGTTCATGGGCACCGCGATGCTGTGGGTCGGCTGGTTCGGCTTCAACGCGGGCAGCGCGCTCGGCGCGAACGGCACGGCCGCCATGGCGCTGGTCGTCACACACGTCTCGGCGTGCGCGGCCACGCTCGCGTGGATGGCGATCGAGTGGGTGAAGTTCGGCAAGCCGAGCGTGCTCGGCGCGGCGACGGGCTCGATCGCCGGGCTCGCCGCGGTGACGCCCGCCTCGGGCTACATCGGGCCGGTGGGCGCGCTCGCGATCGGCCTCGCGTCGGGCAGCATCTGCTGGTACGCGGCGGCGGTGCTGAAGAACCGGCTCGGCTACGACGACTCGCTCGACGTCTTCGGCGTCCACGGCGTCGGCGGGTTCGTGGGAACGCTGCTCGCCGCGGTCTTCGCATCGAGCGCGTTCGGCGGCGGCGGGCTCGCCGACGGCGCGACCGTCGCGAGCCAGCTCGGCGCGCAGGCGGCCGCGGCCGCGATCACGATCGTGTACACGGGCATCGCGAGCTACGCGCTGCTGAAGCTCACCGGGCTCGCCGTCGCGCTGCGCGTCGACGACGCCGACGAGCGGATGGGGCTCGACCTCTCGCTGCACGGCGAGACCGGCTACAACCTCTAG
- a CDS encoding NYN domain-containing protein yields MDQEPRIAVFVDFENLALGVRQAKGANHFDVDLILKRLLEKGRIVFKRAYCDWTKYRDDKRTFHTHGIELVDIPHTKQSGKNSADIHMVVDAMDLCYAKTHIDIFALITGDSDFSPLVSKLKENDKRVIGCGVRNSTSDLLLSNCDEFIFYDDLATAAARPRASAKRGQKPTGKDAIFDQLTEIVRSLQSDYDPLWGSIVKQTMRRVAPDFNESQHGFKLFSELLEAADDRGDLQIEYDEARGNYKVRLAPARS; encoded by the coding sequence ATGGACCAGGAGCCCCGGATCGCCGTGTTCGTCGACTTCGAGAACCTCGCGCTCGGCGTGAGGCAGGCGAAGGGGGCGAACCACTTCGACGTGGACCTCATCCTGAAGCGCCTGCTCGAGAAGGGGCGCATCGTCTTCAAGCGCGCCTACTGCGACTGGACGAAGTACCGCGACGACAAGCGGACCTTCCACACGCACGGGATCGAGCTCGTCGACATCCCGCACACCAAGCAGAGCGGCAAGAACAGCGCCGACATCCACATGGTCGTCGATGCCATGGATCTCTGTTATGCGAAGACGCACATCGACATCTTCGCGCTCATCACCGGCGACAGCGACTTCTCCCCGCTCGTCTCGAAGCTCAAGGAGAACGACAAGCGCGTGATCGGCTGCGGCGTGCGCAACTCGACCTCCGACCTGCTGCTCTCCAACTGCGACGAGTTCATCTTCTACGACGACCTCGCGACGGCCGCGGCGCGGCCCCGCGCGAGCGCGAAGCGCGGCCAGAAGCCGACCGGCAAGGACGCCATCTTCGACCAGCTCACCGAGATCGTGCGCTCGCTGCAGTCCGACTACGACCCGCTCTGGGGATCGATCGTGAAGCAGACGATGCGGCGCGTGGCGCCCGACTTCAACGAGTCGCAGCACGGCTTCAAGCTGTTCTCCGAGCTGCTCGAGGCCGCGGACGA
- a CDS encoding spermidine synthase, giving the protein MTRAWETVDGVATARGRLELRRRADGDFLIALAGRVLMNSRQSRSEEALGRLAAELACERAPVPRVLIGGLGMGCTLRAALDALPAGARVAVAELTERIVDWCRGPLAPVSSGAVLDPRVAIEIVDVAARIARAAASPDERFDAIALDLDEGPHHGRGARQHPVYGERALRTTARALTPGGAFVLWSEHRDAGFEARLRGAGMTFEIRRPGRGGLRHAVYVARARSGGGRR; this is encoded by the coding sequence ATGACGCGAGCCTGGGAGACGGTCGACGGCGTCGCGACGGCGCGCGGCCGGCTCGAGCTGCGGCGGCGCGCCGACGGCGACTTCCTGATCGCGCTCGCGGGCCGCGTGCTCATGAACAGCCGGCAGAGCCGTTCGGAGGAGGCGCTCGGCCGGCTCGCGGCGGAGCTCGCGTGCGAGAGAGCACCCGTGCCGCGCGTCCTGATCGGGGGGCTCGGGATGGGCTGCACGCTCCGCGCTGCGCTCGACGCGCTGCCGGCAGGCGCGCGGGTGGCGGTGGCCGAGCTGACCGAGCGCATCGTCGACTGGTGCCGCGGGCCGCTCGCCCCCGTGTCGTCCGGCGCCGTCCTCGACCCGCGCGTCGCGATCGAGATCGTCGACGTCGCCGCGCGCATCGCGCGCGCGGCCGCGAGCCCGGACGAGCGCTTCGACGCGATCGCGCTCGACCTCGACGAAGGTCCGCATCACGGGCGCGGCGCGCGCCAGCACCCCGTGTACGGAGAGCGCGCGCTGCGAACGACGGCGCGCGCCCTGACGCCGGGGGGAGCCTTCGTCCTCTGGAGCGAGCACCGCGACGCGGGCTTCGAGGCGAGGCTTCGCGGCGCGGGAATGACCTTCGAGATCCGCCGCCCCGGGCGCGGCGGACTGCGCCACGCGGTGTACGTCGCGCGCGCGCGATCGGGCGGGGGCCGGCGCTAG
- a CDS encoding aldo/keto reductase, producing the protein MSLHSNSGPIPGRATPEGTRRYAARAPACAGHFRAPDRLLVSSLALGTRQGAPGGVDDLLYRSALETLLEAGCNVVDTALSDRMQTSERAVGAALARAIASGLVARDEVVVVTKGGALTADARFAQTRAEVHRNLVATYLESGLVDPDRLVGGHCMQPRFLRDQIARSRANLGLETIDFYLVQEPELHLRELGPDGFRDALVETFAALEDEVAHGHIAAYGVCTWNGFLVPHTEREHLSVFDVFEAALEAGSGDHHLRAVQMPYGLAVGEGAALASQLSGGATASVVELLVDTGTLVLASAPLFGGRIVGHVPAFVRAAYPETRGDAQCALQFARSTHGVSTVVVGLREPAHVDAAVALARTPPAEPAIAAGLFRAAAARAR; encoded by the coding sequence ATGAGCCTCCACTCGAACTCCGGCCCGATCCCCGGGCGCGCGACGCCCGAAGGCACGCGCCGCTATGCGGCGCGCGCTCCCGCCTGCGCCGGGCACTTCCGCGCGCCGGATCGCCTCCTCGTGTCGTCGCTGGCACTCGGAACGCGACAGGGCGCGCCCGGCGGCGTCGACGACCTGCTCTACCGCTCGGCGCTCGAGACCCTGCTCGAGGCAGGCTGCAACGTCGTCGACACCGCGCTGTCGGACCGCATGCAGACGAGCGAGCGCGCCGTCGGCGCCGCGCTCGCCCGCGCGATCGCGAGCGGCCTCGTCGCGCGCGACGAAGTGGTGGTCGTGACGAAGGGCGGCGCGCTCACCGCCGACGCGCGCTTCGCGCAGACGCGCGCCGAGGTGCACCGGAATCTCGTCGCCACGTATCTCGAGAGCGGGCTCGTCGATCCCGACCGGCTCGTCGGCGGCCACTGCATGCAGCCTCGCTTCCTGCGCGACCAGATCGCGCGGAGCCGCGCCAACCTCGGGCTCGAGACGATCGACTTCTATCTCGTGCAGGAGCCCGAGCTGCACCTGCGCGAGCTCGGGCCCGACGGCTTCCGCGACGCCCTCGTCGAGACGTTCGCGGCGCTCGAGGACGAGGTCGCACACGGTCACATCGCGGCCTACGGCGTGTGCACGTGGAACGGCTTCCTCGTCCCGCACACCGAGCGCGAGCACCTCTCGGTGTTCGACGTCTTCGAGGCCGCGCTCGAGGCGGGGAGCGGCGACCACCATCTTCGCGCCGTGCAGATGCCGTACGGGCTCGCGGTCGGCGAAGGCGCGGCACTCGCGTCGCAGCTCTCGGGCGGCGCGACCGCGAGCGTCGTCGAGCTGCTCGTCGACACGGGCACGCTCGTGCTCGCGAGCGCGCCGCTCTTCGGCGGACGCATCGTCGGCCACGTGCCCGCGTTCGTGCGCGCGGCCTACCCCGAAACGCGGGGCGACGCGCAGTGCGCCCTGCAGTTCGCGCGCAGCACGCACGGCGTATCGACCGTCGTCGTCGGCCTGCGCGAGCCCGCACACGTCGACGCCGCGGTCGCGCTCGCGCGCACGCCGCCCGCCGAGCCCGCGATCGCGGCGGGCCTCTTCCGCGCGGCCGCAGCGCGAGCGCGCTGA
- a CDS encoding SDR family oxidoreductase — protein sequence MKELFSIEGKVALVTGGASGIGEMIATGFVEAGARVYVASRKADALDRVAARLSRSGSCTPIVADLASEDACRALAADLADREDALHVLVNNAGATWGAPLEEYPDAAWDKLWALNVKAVFALTRACAPLLRAATRPGDPARVINVGSVDGIQVPALETYAYSASKAAVHQLTRVLARKLAPEITVNAIAPGPFQSRMMRATLDAAGDAIARSVPLRRIGEPEDMAGVAIFLASRAGAWITGDVIPVDGGIVTTK from the coding sequence ATGAAGGAGCTGTTCTCGATCGAGGGGAAGGTCGCGCTCGTGACGGGCGGTGCGAGCGGGATCGGCGAGATGATCGCGACCGGCTTCGTCGAGGCCGGCGCGCGCGTGTACGTCGCGTCGCGCAAGGCCGACGCGCTCGATCGCGTGGCCGCGCGGCTCTCGCGTTCGGGCTCGTGCACGCCGATCGTCGCCGACCTCGCGAGCGAGGACGCGTGCCGCGCCCTCGCCGCCGACCTCGCCGATCGCGAGGACGCCCTGCACGTGCTCGTCAACAACGCGGGCGCGACCTGGGGAGCGCCCCTCGAGGAGTACCCCGACGCAGCGTGGGACAAGCTGTGGGCCCTCAACGTCAAGGCCGTCTTCGCGCTCACGCGCGCGTGTGCGCCCCTCCTGCGCGCGGCGACGCGTCCGGGCGACCCCGCGCGCGTCATCAACGTGGGCTCGGTCGACGGCATCCAGGTTCCCGCGCTCGAGACGTACGCGTACTCGGCGAGCAAGGCGGCCGTCCACCAGCTGACGCGCGTGCTCGCGCGCAAGCTCGCGCCCGAGATCACGGTCAACGCGATCGCGCCGGGCCCCTTCCAGAGCCGCATGATGCGCGCGACGCTCGACGCGGCGGGCGACGCGATCGCGCGCTCGGTTCCCCTCCGCCGCATCGGCGAGCCCGAGGACATGGCGGGCGTTGCGATCTTCCTCGCATCGCGCGCGGGCGCGTGGATCACCGGCGACGTGATTCCCGTCGACGGCGGGATCGTCACGACGAAGTGA
- a CDS encoding GatB/YqeY domain-containing protein gives MAIFDDVSTQMKDALRAKQATRLAALRSIRAAFLNELKKDNSERLDDETCTALLRRLEKQRKESIEAFEAAGRADRVATEREELAVVQSFLPSLADEATTRAWVADAIAASGAAAPSDAGKVMGALMKAHKGEVDGNLARAIAQELLASGA, from the coding sequence ATGGCGATCTTCGACGACGTGAGCACGCAGATGAAGGACGCGCTTCGCGCGAAGCAGGCGACGCGGCTCGCCGCGCTGCGATCGATCCGCGCCGCGTTCCTGAACGAGCTCAAGAAGGACAACTCCGAGCGCCTCGACGACGAGACGTGCACCGCGCTCCTCCGCCGCCTCGAGAAGCAGCGCAAGGAGAGCATCGAGGCCTTCGAGGCGGCGGGACGCGCGGACCGCGTCGCGACCGAACGCGAGGAGCTCGCGGTCGTGCAGTCCTTCCTGCCGAGCCTCGCCGACGAGGCGACGACGCGCGCGTGGGTCGCCGACGCGATCGCCGCCTCGGGCGCGGCCGCGCCGAGCGACGCGGGCAAGGTGATGGGGGCGCTCATGAAGGCGCACAAGGGCGAGGTCGACGGCAACCTCGCCCGGGCCATCGCCCAGGAGCTCCTCGCGAGCGGCGCCTAG